In one Brevinema andersonii genomic region, the following are encoded:
- a CDS encoding transposase, with translation MILIIVSNQTSLNILNQDLRFFRQIINHKFEFPKNNIHTNSIESFWAILKRGISSIYHHISLKYP, from the coding sequence ATCATTCTTATAATAGTCTCAAATCAAACTTCTCTTAACATCTTAAACCAAGACCTTAGATTCTTCCGTCAGATAATAAACCATAAATTCGAATTTCCAAAAAATAATATTCATACAAATTCTATAGAATCCTTCTGGGCAATATTGAAAAGGGGTATTTCCAGCATTTATCATCATATTTCCCTGAAATACCCTTAA